A genomic window from Tolypothrix sp. PCC 7910 includes:
- a CDS encoding glycosyltransferase family 4 protein yields the protein MKEKILILVENYNLGGVKSTVDALIHSELKDKFEFKVLSIKEIDFIKNFQPKIILFNVVNTWRNILKLLSIKIKNPYTKIIIIEHHYSRCFEQYNVPNLSRFHFMLKLSYTLAEHVISISQNQCEWMLQNHLLPSYKVSVIESCRLLETFFAISSKPLHKPIILGAYGRFCLQKGFDVLLKAMKLVSPTEVTLLLEGEGTLESELKQLAQGLDNVILLGRVNDVPSFLEKCDAVVIPSIWEPWGLVCLEAKAAGKPVIASDVDGLSEQVYNCGILVTPQDPVKLAQAITSLSNQDLEIWGKAGRESVKNAWQNYIIKLEALIEEML from the coding sequence ATGAAAGAAAAAATATTGATATTAGTTGAAAATTATAATTTAGGTGGAGTGAAATCTACTGTTGATGCTTTAATACATTCGGAACTGAAAGACAAATTTGAATTCAAAGTTTTATCTATTAAAGAAATTGATTTTATTAAAAATTTTCAGCCTAAAATTATTTTATTTAATGTTGTGAATACTTGGAGAAATATTCTAAAGCTGCTATCGATAAAAATCAAAAATCCCTATACAAAAATTATTATCATTGAGCATCATTATTCAAGATGTTTTGAACAATATAATGTGCCTAATTTGTCTCGGTTTCACTTCATGCTCAAATTATCATATACTCTTGCTGAACATGTAATATCAATATCCCAAAATCAATGTGAATGGATGTTGCAAAATCATCTACTTCCTTCATATAAAGTATCTGTAATCGAATCATGTCGATTACTAGAAACGTTTTTTGCGATTTCTTCAAAACCCCTTCACAAGCCTATCATCTTGGGGGCGTATGGGCGGTTTTGTCTCCAAAAAGGATTTGATGTTTTGCTCAAAGCGATGAAATTAGTTTCACCAACAGAAGTTACTCTGCTATTAGAAGGAGAAGGAACATTAGAAAGCGAGCTAAAACAATTAGCTCAAGGACTGGATAATGTCATATTGTTGGGACGTGTTAATGATGTACCTAGTTTCTTAGAAAAGTGTGATGCTGTAGTGATTCCCTCTATATGGGAACCCTGGGGTCTTGTTTGTTTAGAAGCTAAAGCAGCTGGTAAACCAGTTATTGCGTCTGATGTTGATGGTTTAAGCGAACAAGTATACAACTGTGGTATTTTAGTTACTCCACAAGATCCTGTAAAACTAGCTCAGGCGATCACATCTCTATCAAATCAAGATTTAGAAATTTGGGGGAAAGCTGGTCGGGAATC